The Benincasa hispida cultivar B227 chromosome 11, ASM972705v1, whole genome shotgun sequence genome has a segment encoding these proteins:
- the LOC120091628 gene encoding polygalacturonase At1g48100-like, which translates to MYFRGFSSLAFCITFIIFFFCLLFPVHGRWHNHAKKHKQHSHHHNHFTISQPPSPPPTSPPDDDDNGGSSSINSTGIFDVRNFGAIGDGTADDTMAFKMAWDTACQRDDDDDNYAVILIPYGFSFMIQSTIFTGPCKNGVEFQVGGTLMAPDGPDAWPKSYSAHQWLVFYRVYNMSLRGNGLIDGRGQKWWDLPCKPHKGVKGRTMSEPCDSPIAIRFFMSSNLTVEGLRIKDSPQFHFRFDNCKDVIIDGIHITAPALSPNTDGIHIENTNGVQIFNSEVANGDDCISIGSGSYNVDIRNITCGPGHGISIGSLGNHNSRACVSNITVRDSIIKVSDNGVRIKTWQGGYGAVRGVSFNNINMDNVRNPIIIDQFYCLNKGCLNQTSAVVVSDITYVDIKGTYDIRSPPMHFGCSDSMPCMNLTLANIELFPSKGEVLLDPFCWNAYGNLQTLTIPPVACLLESSSRSFLESEKDYC; encoded by the exons ATGTACTTTCGTGGTTTTTCTTCCTTAGCCTTTTGTATTACATtcataatcttcttcttttgcCTTTTGTTTCCTGTTCATGGCCGCTGGCATAACCATGCAAAGAAACACAAACAACATTCTCACCATCATAACCATTTCACCATTTCCCAACCTCCTTCTCCTCCTCCGACGAGTCCTCCCGACGATGACGACAATGGAGGGTCATCGTCCATTAACTCCACCGGCATTTTTGACGTACGAAATTTTGGCGCCATTGGAGATGGCACTGCCGACGACACGATGGCGTTCAAGATGGCATGGGACACAGCCTGTCAAAGGGACGATGATGACGACAATTATGCAGTTATTCTCATTCCCTATGGCTTCTCGTTTATGATTCAGTCGACTATTTTTACAGGACCATGCAAAAACGGCGTCGAGTTTCAAGTTGGTGGCACTCTCATGGCTCCCGACGGGCCTGACGCTTGGCCGAAGAGTTATAGTGCTCACCAATGGTTGGTTTTTTACCGAGTTTATAACATGTCGCTTCGAGGAAATGGTCTTATTGATGGCCGAGGCCAAAAATGGTGGGATCTTCCTTGCAAGCCCCACAAG GGAGTAAAGGGAAGAACAATGTCAGAACCTTGTGATAGTCCAATT GCTATAAGATTCTTCATGAGCTCAAACTTGACAGTGGAAGGACTAAGAATTAAAGACAGTCCTCAATTCCACTTCAGATTTGACAATTGTAAAGATGTTATTATTGATGGAATTCACATAACAGCTCCTGCTTTGAGTCCAAATACTGATGGAATTCATATTGAAAATACAAATGGTGTTCAGATTTTCAATTCAGAAGTTGCCAATG GTGATGATTGCATTTCAATTGGATCAGGTTCATATAATGTTGACATAAGAAACATTACATGTGGACCAGGCCATGGAATTAG CATTGGTAGCCTAGGCAATCACAATTCCCGAGCGTGCGTGTCGAACATAACAGTTCGAGACTCGATAATCAAGGTCTCGGACAACGGTGTTCGGATCAAGACATGGCAGGGTGGATATGGAGCTGTAAGAGGAGTAAGTTTCAACAACATTAATATGGACAATGTTAGGAACCCTATAATCATTGATCAATTCTATTGCCTCAACAAAGGATGTCTCAATCAAACTTCAGCTGTGGTTGTATCAGATATAACCTATGTTGACATCAAAGGAACTTATGATATTAGAAGCCCACCAATGCATTTTGGTTGTAGTGATTCTATGCCTTGTATGAACCTAACACTTGCCAATATTGAGCTTTTTCCTTCTAAAGGTGAGGTTTTGTTGGACCCCTTTTGTTGGAATGCTTATGGGAACTTGCAAACCCTAACAATACCACCAGTTGCTTGCTTGCTTGAAAGCTCCTCAAGGTCTTTCTTGGAAAGTGAAAAGGATTATTGTTAA